A region of the Penicillium psychrofluorescens genome assembly, chromosome: 6 genome:
ACAGATGGCTCTGTGCTGTAGCGTACGTATCCCTCGAACTCATCTGCTCAAGCGGTTGATGCTCACGTTGGTGTTCATGTTCATCGTGTGTATCATGTCCAGGGCAGACGCccatgcagcagcagagaTAGAGCTGTGCTACTATCCAAGCCCCAACGTTCATCGGTGCAGGTATTTCGGAGTCGGTGCTTTCAGGTATTGCaatggtggtgatggctgtTGGGATTGAGCGCGTCTGTGCATgtgaagaaaaagaaggatTGGCGGGTTGGTTGCTGGAGACTCCGACGCCTTGAGTGAGGGATACCACTGGATTGGCAGTTGGTGCTGCGCTTGTCATTTCATTCAGTCGGGATAGCCTCCGGGGAAGTCTGAACGGCGATGCAAAGCCTGATTTGCAGGGGTTGGCGATGACAGCTGGTTCGGGGATAGCAGGCGAAACAGCACTGGCGGCGAGGAAATGGTGTCTCGAAGTGCGTTCGTCCCTGCGTCCCCAAGCAGGAGACGGAGCTGGAGTTGGAGCTTGAATATCTTTTGCATCTCTATCCTCGGGGCCACCTTCAGTGCCGCCATTCGCCGCGGGAAGGTTTCCCCGATGGAATGGGTGATCGTGTAGCTGACCGGCTTGGTTCATCCCATGTCCGCTCTGCCGGTAAGGAAACCGACCCTGTACGATCGTTCCATCTTCGGCGCGCCCGATACCAGCCACAGAATGCACGTTGCTAGGACGTGGGTGTTGTGATGATGCAGAGGACAAGGGCGACAAGCCGAAGAACTGTCTCAAGGTGTCGCCGTATGACTGCGTTCGCtgaccatcaacaccacGCCCGCttggagatgcagaagcCTCGGCGCCTGTACCACGTTGTCGAGTCAAAAACTGCGCAGAGGTGCGAACTGCTTCCGGAGAACCAAACGAAGGGAGTCCTGGAGGCGTGGGCGCCCTCACAGGCGGCGGATAGCGAGGCTCGGCCGGCGTCACAGCCGGACCCAAATTGTTGCTAGGCCTTCTGGCAGCGGAATGACGTCCGTCAGAGACAGCTTTGCGATGCGCCAGAGGATCCGGCTTGCGAATTTCGTTTGAAACAGATTGGATCGCGTGATGAGGATATGGATCAGACAACATCTGGGACCGCCAGTAGATTATCGGTCTGCGTGTTTGGATACCTTCATAGGGAGAATCCGTCGACGAGAGGCCCTGAGAGTAATCTGTCGGAACGAACATCGCCAGGTTGGCTGCCAGCCCTTGCTCGAAGGCGGAGATTCTAGGGACAGCTTCGCAAGATCGGGCTTCCTCGGTCGACGTGCTGGCTCGGATGGCGTTATATATGTACCGTTCGTCGCTGGGATTGGAGTCGGAGGACTCGGGGATAGCATAGCGTGGTGCTGGGAACGTCGCGCCGGGGACGTTGCTCTCGCGGCGAG
Encoded here:
- a CDS encoding uncharacterized protein (ID:PFLUO_009023-T1.cds;~source:funannotate) — encoded protein: MDRLRRASTPRRPESFMDASSTRRESNVPGATFPAPRYAIPESSDSNPSDERYIYNAIRASTSTEEARSCEAVPRISAFEQGLAANLAMFVPTDYSQGLSSTDSPYEGIQTRRPIIYWRSQMLSDPYPHHAIQSVSNEIRKPDPLAHRKAVSDGRHSAARRPSNNLGPAVTPAEPRYPPPVRAPTPPGLPSFGSPEAVRTSAQFLTRQRGTGAEASASPSGRGVDGQRTQSYGDTLRQFFGLSPLSSASSQHPRPSNVHSVAGIGRAEDGTIVQGRFPYRQSGHGMNQAGQLHDHPFHRGNLPAANGGTEGGPEDRDAKDIQAPTPAPSPAWGRRDERTSRHHFLAASAVSPAIPEPAVIANPCKSGFASPFRLPRRLSRLNEMTSAAPTANPVVSLTQGVGVSSNQPANPSFSSHAQTRSIPTAITTIAIPESTDSEIPAPMNVGAWIVAQLYLCCCMGVCPGHDTHDEHEHQREHQPLEQMSSRDTYATAQSHLSRGARNGPEQRPGRQGLQVPPWISDVYQRVLTARLGRRS